A region from the Alosa alosa isolate M-15738 ecotype Scorff River chromosome 7, AALO_Geno_1.1, whole genome shotgun sequence genome encodes:
- the LOC125298243 gene encoding GTPase IMAP family member 9-like, with protein sequence MAAKETRGALLLHMRIVLVGKTGSGKSATGNTILGRNALGRNAFESNALPSCVTDMCAREVGKVEGRDVAVIDTPGIYNRNKTEDQMREMMANCIKLSLPGPHVFLLVIRLGVRFTEEEENAVKWIQDNFGQDASRYTIILFTHVDQLKGITVEDCLKHESLNRIYNSCGGRYLPLNNDNISDREQVQRLLEKIDSMLQRNSGEFYTNNMYTEAQRMIIEEEERKTQEEKRKKEEERRRQEEEWRRQEEIRKEEEKRRPEEEDGIRKCCLSCLSCLSFYADTDPDRERETLLGHSVPNQQMPSA encoded by the coding sequence GAGCATTGCTTTTGCACATGAGGATCGTGCTGGTGGGGAAGACTGGATCAGGAAAAAGTGCAACAGGAAACACCATCCTGGGAAGAAATGCTTTGGGAAGAAATGCTTTTGAAAGCAACGCTTTACCCAGTTGCGTGACTGACATGTGTGCAAGAGAAGTCGGAAAAGTGGAGGGCAGAGACGTTGCTGTGATCGACACGCCAGGAATCTATAACAGAAACAAGACTGAGGACCAGATGAGGGAAATGATGGCCAACTGCATCAAGCTGTCCCTCCCTGGACCACACGTGTTCCTGCTGGTGATCAGACTGGGAGTGAGATTcacagaagaggaagaaaatgcTGTAAAGTGGATCCAGGACAACTTTGGACAAGACGCGTCACGTTACACGATTATATTGTTCACCCATGTAGATCAGCTGAAAGGTATAACTGTGGAGGATTGCTTAAAGCATGAGAGTCTTAATAGGATTTACAATAGCTGCGGAGGAAGGTATCTGCCACTCAACAACGATAATATAAGTGACAGAGAACAGGTACAACGTCTTCTGGAGAAGATTGACAGTATGCTTCAAAGAAACTCAGGAGAGTTTTACACCAACAACATGTACACAGAGGCTCAGAGAATGATcatagaagaggaggagagaaagacgcaagaggaaaagaggaaaaaggaggaggagagaaggagacaggaggaggagtggagacgGCAGGAAGAGATacgaaaagaggaggagaaaaggagaccAGAAGAAGAGGATGGGATCAGGAAATGTTGTTTGAGTTGTTTGAGTTGTTTGAGCTTCTATGCAGATACAGATCCAGATCGAGAAAGAGAAACACTTCTGGGTCATTCTGTGCCAAATCAACAGATGCCTTCCGCCTGA